TCCATTTTTTTAAGTCTTTTAATACTTCTAAGAAACTATTTGATTATTAGATTCAATAGAAAAAAGAGTAAAACTGAATGAAACAGTTTTACTCTTTTTTCTATTACCTTATTTTATCATTCAATCATTGAATAACCTCTGCCATGTATCGTTTGAATATATCTTTCTTTCTTCTCGCACTTTAACTTTTTTCTTACATACCCAATATATAAATCTACTACATTTGGATTTACTACTACGTTATATCCCCAAACCTGATTCAAAAGCATTTCACGGCTCAATATTGTATTTTTATTCTTGATTAAAAATACAAGTAAATCGTACTCGCGCTTAGTAAGCGAGAGATTTTCGCCACCTTTTTTCACAATATTACTAGATGCATCAACAAAGAGATCTTTAAACTGATAAAAGTTTGTCTCATTTTGCTGAATACAGTCACTTCTCCTTAAAATTGCTTGAACCCTTGCTACTAATTCTTCTTTCACAAATGGTTTTCTTATATAATCATCTGCTCCTGCTTGTAGCCCTGCTATGCAATCCTTACTAGAAATATTGTCGGTCACAATAATGATCGGTGTCGTTTTAACAAGTCGTATTTGTCTGCAAATTTCTGGTCCCGATATACTTAATGAGTCCCAATCCAATATGATAATATCCCAATCTTGTTCATATATTATATTTAAACCTTGGTTTTCATTGTGAAGTTTTAAAATGAAATAGCCTTCTTGCGTTAGACCGCTTACAATTTTCTTTGCTGAAGACCGTTCATTCTTAATTACTAACACCTGCCTCACCGATGGTTCACCTCTACTTCAATATAACTTATTTAGATAAAAAAATTATCCCGAAAAAACAATTTAAGATTTATAAATTTAAGATTCCTAAATAATCCATTAAAACAGCTTATTAGGAGAACTCTATATAATCTTACAATAGGTATGGTTAAAAACACAAAACATATGAAGATTCGAATAAAGCGAAGTATTAATTGAATAGAGATGTTTATCCCCCACTGATTATCAGTCCTCACCAATCGGGCTTTTACTGGATAAAATTGTGATAGTTAAGGGATAACACACAAGATGCATTGATGATGTAATTGAAAGAACCAAGAAATTAGATACATTCTATTTTTAGAACCATAAATTTGCCACAAACAAAAAGAACCATAACCTCGCCAATTTGGCAAAATTATGGTTCATATCATACAAAATAAAAAAACCACCAAATATGTATTGGTGGAGACGGTGGGAGTCGAACCCACGTCCAAAAATATCGGCACTTAAGCTTCTACGAGTGTAGTCGATATATTAGCACTTCGCGAACTCTTCGGCCTATCGACAGGCTTCCAAGTTGCT
This genomic interval from Bacillus thuringiensis contains the following:
- a CDS encoding response regulator transcription factor, producing the protein MRQVLVIKNERSSAKKIVSGLTQEGYFILKLHNENQGLNIIYEQDWDIIILDWDSLSISGPEICRQIRLVKTTPIIIVTDNISSKDCIAGLQAGADDYIRKPFVKEELVARVQAILRRSDCIQQNETNFYQFKDLFVDASSNIVKKGGENLSLTKREYDLLVFLIKNKNTILSREMLLNQVWGYNVVVNPNVVDLYIGYVRKKLKCEKKERYIQTIHGRGYSMIE